A genomic stretch from Nilaparvata lugens isolate BPH chromosome 8, ASM1435652v1, whole genome shotgun sequence includes:
- the LOC111051004 gene encoding uncharacterized protein LOC111051004 isoform X16 translates to MISRAHWEMSEDGTPVTLYIYDLSKGLAPAISPFLIGEVVEGIWHTSIVIYGKEHFFGSDGISICDPGGTVLGEPQRTVDLGVTYIPRAVFDDYLEGLRSSTFKGDQYKLLKHNCNNFSNELSQFLVGQKIPQYILDLPEHILAKLSGSGFGQQLNGILSNLSASIQPTNGRREDSPDYVQLTSAIEEASGEIFSEVSRYREEQSRMSEPVEVIPSAENGGNHVTSQEVDDLEAEERREREERKKMRDPPVVFRDLLDIRVEFDALVGLIDGKLSPEEMQSLEELHQYMLEDEGSWALGDSFLTFIDRLLHDKTLSEEVAIKTLNVLACAALKDDVILLLHQDRKEHILMNYANEVDRLPLEQQKGLALFMCNLFENISSSEWMLYISEWQLGTTQISNIRVTTKVAVNSLLSDNADLKDRGSAIVHNLACKEKMLQNKNLRRMLPTGSVSKVFDDVAVELTMAILQFFNSSPPEEHLFRCMKALTRFCQISSQDVPQLIQMIGPNPSTFKGKSERIDNCIAEISKKLR, encoded by the exons GCGAAGTAGTTGAGGGCATCTGGCACACTAGTATTGTAATCTACGGCAAAGAGCACTTTTTCGGCTCTGACGGAATATCAATATGTGATCCA GGTGGAACAGTACTAGGCGAACCACAGAGAACGGTTGATTTAGGTGTTACGTACATTCCAAGAGCAGTCTTCGATGATTATCTAGAAGGCCTCCGATCGAGCACTTTCAA AGGTGACCAGTATAAACTATTGAAGCACAactgtaataatttttcaaatgaactcagtcagttcctagttggacaAAAAATTCCTCAGTACATTCTAGATCTTCCTGAACATATTCTAGCAAAACTTAGTGG CTCGGGCTTTGGGCaacagttgaatggaattttgaGCAATTTATCTGCTTCTATTCAGCCAACCAACGGAAGGAGAGAAGATAGTCCTGATTACGTACAATTGACTTCCGCTATCGAAGAAGCCAG TGGCGAAATATTTTCCGAAGTCAGCCGTTACAGAGAGGAGCAAAGCAGAATGTCTGAGCCGGTAGAAGTGATTCCCAGTGCCGAAAATGGCGGAAATCACGTGACTAGCCAAGAGGTTGATGACCTTGAGGCCGAGGagaggagggagagagaggagaggaagaagatgcGTGATCCTCCCGTTGTCTTCCGTGACCTCCTTGAT ATCCGAGTGGAATTCGACGCATTAGTTGGGCTAATCGACGGCAAATTATCACCTGAAGAAATGCAAAGTCTCGAGGAGTTGCATCAGTACATGCTCGAAGACGAAGGTTCATGGGCGCTGGGAGACTCATTTCTTACCTTCATtg ACCGATTACTGCACGACAAAACTCTGTCGGAAGAAGTCGCCATAAAAACGCTGAACGTGCTGGCATGTGCGGCGCTGAAAGATGACGTCATTCTTCTGCTGCACCAGGACCGCAAAGAGCACATCCTCATGAACTATGCCAACGAAGTCGATAGGCTGCCTCTCGAACAGCAGAAGGGACTTGCTTTATTT ATGTGCAACCTATTTGAAAACATCAGCAGTTCGGAGTGGATGCTGTACATATCGGAGTGGCAGTTGGGGACGACGCAGATCAGCAACATCCGGGTGACGACCAAGGTCGCAGTGAACTCTCTGCTATCCGACAACGCCGACCTCAAGGACAGGGGATCCGCCATTGTGCACAACCTCGCCTGCAAGGAG aaaatgcttcaaaacaaaaatttgagGCGAATGCTGCCTACAGGAAGCGTATCGAAG GTTTTCGACGACGTTGCGGTTGAGCTGACAATGGCGATCCTGCAGTTCTTCAACTCTTCACCGCCCGAGGAGCACCTGTTCAGGTGCATGAAGGCGCTCACCCGCTTCTGCCAGATCTCATCACAGGACGTGCCCCAGCTGATTCAGATGATCGGCCCCAACCCTTCCACCTTCAAGGGCAAGTCCGAGCGAATCGACAACTGCATAGCCGAGATCTCAAAGAAACTACGCTGA
- the LOC111051004 gene encoding uncharacterized protein LOC111051004 isoform X22, translating into MSEPVEVIPSAENGGNHVTSQEVDDLEAEERREREERKKMRDPPVVFRDLLDIRVEFDALVGLIDGKLSPEEMQSLEELHQYMLEDEGSWALGDSFLTFIDRLLHDKTLSEEVAIKTLNVLACAALKDDVILLLHQDRKEHILMNYANEVDRLPLEQQKGLALFMCNLFENISSSEWMLYISEWQLGTTQISNIRVTTKVAVNSLLSDNADLKDRGSAIVHNLACKEVKTVVFDDVAVELTMAILQFFNSSPPEEHLFRCMKALTRFCQISSQDVPQLIQMIGPNPSTFKGKSERIDNCIAEISKKLR; encoded by the exons ATGTCTGAGCCGGTAGAAGTGATTCCCAGTGCCGAAAATGGCGGAAATCACGTGACTAGCCAAGAGGTTGATGACCTTGAGGCCGAGGagaggagggagagagaggagaggaagaagatgcGTGATCCTCCCGTTGTCTTCCGTGACCTCCTTGAT ATCCGAGTGGAATTCGACGCATTAGTTGGGCTAATCGACGGCAAATTATCACCTGAAGAAATGCAAAGTCTCGAGGAGTTGCATCAGTACATGCTCGAAGACGAAGGTTCATGGGCGCTGGGAGACTCATTTCTTACCTTCATtg ACCGATTACTGCACGACAAAACTCTGTCGGAAGAAGTCGCCATAAAAACGCTGAACGTGCTGGCATGTGCGGCGCTGAAAGATGACGTCATTCTTCTGCTGCACCAGGACCGCAAAGAGCACATCCTCATGAACTATGCCAACGAAGTCGATAGGCTGCCTCTCGAACAGCAGAAGGGACTTGCTTTATTT ATGTGCAACCTATTTGAAAACATCAGCAGTTCGGAGTGGATGCTGTACATATCGGAGTGGCAGTTGGGGACGACGCAGATCAGCAACATCCGGGTGACGACCAAGGTCGCAGTGAACTCTCTGCTATCCGACAACGCCGACCTCAAGGACAGGGGATCCGCCATTGTGCACAACCTCGCCTGCAAGGAGGTAAAAACTGTG GTTTTCGACGACGTTGCGGTTGAGCTGACAATGGCGATCCTGCAGTTCTTCAACTCTTCACCGCCCGAGGAGCACCTGTTCAGGTGCATGAAGGCGCTCACCCGCTTCTGCCAGATCTCATCACAGGACGTGCCCCAGCTGATTCAGATGATCGGCCCCAACCCTTCCACCTTCAAGGGCAAGTCCGAGCGAATCGACAACTGCATAGCCGAGATCTCAAAGAAACTACGCTGA